Proteins from one Juglans microcarpa x Juglans regia isolate MS1-56 chromosome 1S, Jm3101_v1.0, whole genome shotgun sequence genomic window:
- the LOC121247518 gene encoding protein DEFECTIVE IN MERISTEM SILENCING 3-like — MHQPATGQENLESLDKRFKRHEDNLAFLKSRIKHLDESIHGLKGSLGRYHSENVAETVSDSSLHTEVETKILQQENSAAGILCWLKANRLSRALDLALTKDVLGVVASLARVDDENLSRLLSEYLGLDAMLAIVCKTYGGVKALENYDGEGSVNSKTGLHGLGSSIGRRINGRFLVICLEDIRSYAGGFVEDDQQRKLALPKPKLPNGQCPSGFLDYAVNMINLEGRNLSYLTASGYGLRETLFYGLFSRLQIYRTRSEMLLALSCITDGALSLDGGMIKKSGVFALGSRKDIEVKFPIASVRSNAPANYIQTEDMIRMLEWERSKIAEDMEREEQLYNTMSSVIIFPQKVEPM, encoded by the exons ATGCATCAGCCAGCTACCGGCCAG GAAAATTTAGAGAGCTTGGACAAAAGATTCAAGAGGCATGAAGATAATCTTGCATTTCTCAAGAGTCGGATAAAGCACTTAGATGAATCTATACACGGTTTAAAAG GGAGTCTTGGAAGGTATCATTCAGAAAATGTGGCTGAGACAGTAAGTGATAGTTCTTTGCACACTGAGGTGGAAACAAAGATATTGCAGCAAGAAAACTCTGCAGCTGGCATACTTTGCTGGTTGAAAGCTAATCGTTTAAGCCGGGCATTGGATTTGGCATTAACCAAGGATGTTCTGGGTGTTGTAGCTAGTCTTGCGAGAGTGGATGACGAGAACCTTAGCAG ACTTCTCTCAGAGTACTTGGGATTGGATGCCATGCTTGCGATAGTTTGCAAGacatatggaggagtaaagGCTTTGGAGAATTATGATGGGGAAGGCTCAGTAAATAGCAAGACTGGTCTACATGGGCTTGGATCATCTATCGGAAGGAGGATAAATGGCAGATTCCTTGTCATATGTCTTGAAGATATAAG ATCATATGCCGGTGGGTTTGTAGAGGATGACCAACAAAGGAAGCTTGCTCTTCCAAAACCAAAATTACCAAACGGGCAGTGTCCATCTGGATTTCTTGATTATGCAGTAAACATGATCAATTTGGAAGGGagaaatttatcttatctcactgCCAGTGGATATGGTTTACGAGAGACATTATTCTATGGACTCTTTTCTCGTCTGCAAATATACAGAACCCGAAGTGAGATGCTACTTGCTCTCTCATGCATAACTGATGGAGCACTATCTTTAGATGGTGGGATGATCAAGAAATCTGGTGTATTTGCCCTTGGTAGCAG GAAAGATATAGAGGTAAAGTTTCCTATAGCCTCTGTGAGATCTAATGCACCTGCGAACTACATCCAAACTGAAGATATGATCAGGATGCTAGAATGGGAAAGATCTAAAATTGCCGAGGACATGGAAAGAGAAGAACAATTGTACAATACAATGTCCTCTGTTATAATTTTCCCGCAGAAAGTTGAGCCAATGTGA